A window from Armigeres subalbatus isolate Guangzhou_Male unplaced genomic scaffold, GZ_Asu_2 Contig92, whole genome shotgun sequence encodes these proteins:
- the LOC134204817 gene encoding mucin-7-like: MFSAPSSVTPVIHPELKETEPQWYTSSTHPAHRSGKKTKVDVPVSTSVVSNYTVHSVPDNSPSEHRIVSADTIDTNAISRCPLTRVSSSAPSASVETNASINAAQTIAPAKPPPTTSSTTNAHTTLATPNATTQLATDQCTQTQSGAIPKPQRLMSHLKPTKQSVACQTSAVSSTNHVPKNQSTTPISSNTVDIACQAPAVTNIAAASGNQRPEILISQTPTIDTRDSDNIK, encoded by the coding sequence ATGTTTTCGGCTCCTTCATCGGTGACTCCGGTGATTCATCCGGAGCTAAAAGAGACAGAACCACAGTGGTACACCTCTTCTACTCATCCAGCCCACCGATCCGGAAAGAAAACGAAAGTTGACGTTCCGGTTAGTACATCAGTCGTATCAAATTATACAGTTCATTCCGTTCCAGATAATTCTCCATCGGAACATCGAATAGTGTCAGCTGATACTATCGACACCAATGCCATTTCCCGCTGCCCTCTAACTCGAGTATCGTCATCAGCTCCAAGCGCTTCCGTTGAAACCAATGCCTCCATCAACGCCGCCCAGACTATAGCACCAGCCAAACCTCCTCCAACCACTAGTTCAACTACGAACGCCCATACAACGCTCGCCACTCCCAACGCCACCACTCAGCTCGCCACTGATCAATGCACTCAGACCCAGTCCGGTGCCATTCCCAAGCCTCAACGACTCATGTCTCATCTCAAGCCTACCAAGCAATCCGTCGCCTGTCAAACTTCCGCAGTTTCATCAACGAACCATGTTCCGAAGAACCAGTCTACCACTCCAATATCATCAAACACAGTGGATATCGCCTGTCAAGCTCCTGCTGTCACCAATATCGCTGCTGCCTCAGGAAATCAAAGACCAGAAATCCTGATTTCGCAAACTCCTACAATAGATACTCGTGACAGTGATAATATTAAG